In a genomic window of Helianthus annuus cultivar XRQ/B chromosome 10, HanXRQr2.0-SUNRISE, whole genome shotgun sequence:
- the LOC110883892 gene encoding wound-induced basic protein — translation MIYDVNSPLFRSFLSQKGGSSDKRKTEEQRPKEHKPKANENKPVMNE, via the exons ATGATTTACGACGTCAACTCTCCGTTGTTCCGTTCCTTCCTTAGCCAGAAAGGAGGCTCATCTGATAAGAG GAAAACTGAGGAGCAAAGGCCAAAGGAGCACAAGCCGAAAGCTAATGAAAACAAACCAGTCATGAATGAGTAG